In a single window of the Hydrogenobaculum sp. 3684 genome:
- a CDS encoding PilT/PilU family type 4a pilus ATPase, whose product MLLEILSKAKEASASDIHLKVGEKPFFRSHKKLYQEESLQAITEQDMQNIVQELTKKYPAKLNEFQEKGEIDISYETDFSRYRVNIYKQKGHTAIALRVLSNFIPHPEEINLPKVMQDVVLKYTKGIILVTGPTGSGKSTTLASLIDRINEVYDRTIITIEDPIEYVYKDKKSFVVQREVGLDTMSFSTGLRAALREDPDVILVGEIRDTETALIALQAAETGHLVFSTLHTIDAKETINRFIGMFPLEMREQIKLMLAGSLVAIFSQRLLPRVDKPGVIPAIEILLNVGAVKDILLDPTRLDEIPELLRRNKAAYGTQDFDTHLLELYNKGIISKETALLHASKPQDMVLKMQGIT is encoded by the coding sequence ATGCTTTTAGAAATATTGTCAAAAGCCAAAGAAGCTTCGGCCTCGGATATTCACCTAAAAGTAGGTGAAAAACCGTTTTTTAGATCCCACAAAAAACTATATCAAGAGGAGTCTTTACAAGCAATCACAGAACAGGATATGCAAAATATTGTGCAGGAGCTTACAAAAAAGTACCCAGCCAAGCTAAACGAATTTCAAGAAAAAGGAGAAATAGACATATCATATGAAACAGATTTTTCAAGATATAGGGTAAACATATACAAGCAAAAAGGACATACTGCCATAGCTCTAAGGGTGTTATCAAACTTTATACCTCACCCAGAAGAGATAAACCTGCCAAAGGTAATGCAAGATGTTGTACTAAAGTATACAAAAGGTATTATACTGGTGACTGGGCCTACTGGCAGTGGTAAATCTACAACACTTGCTTCGTTAATAGATAGGATAAACGAGGTTTACGATAGAACAATTATAACCATAGAAGATCCGATAGAATACGTTTATAAAGATAAAAAATCTTTCGTAGTCCAAAGAGAAGTTGGGCTTGATACCATGTCTTTTTCCACTGGTTTAAGAGCTGCTTTAAGAGAGGACCCGGATGTAATACTTGTAGGTGAAATAAGGGACACAGAAACCGCTCTAATAGCTCTTCAAGCCGCTGAAACCGGGCACCTTGTTTTTTCTACGCTTCATACAATAGATGCAAAAGAAACTATAAATAGATTTATAGGTATGTTTCCACTGGAGATGAGAGAACAAATAAAGCTCATGTTAGCGGGCTCTCTTGTAGCTATTTTTAGCCAAAGGCTTTTGCCAAGAGTTGATAAACCTGGAGTAATTCCAGCGATAGAAATTCTTCTAAATGTAGGTGCTGTAAAAGATATATTGTTAGATCCTACAAGGTTAGATGAAATACCAGAGCTTTTAAGGCGCAACAAAGCAGCATATGGTACACAGGATTTTGATACGCATTTGTTGGAGCTATATAACAAAGGTATTATATCGAAAGAAACAGCACTTTTACATGCATCCAAACCTCAGGACATGGTATTAAAGATGCAAGGTATAACATGA
- a CDS encoding sulfurtransferase TusA family protein has protein sequence MADKVIDARGSFCPGPLMELIAAIKSNPVGTTIEVLSTDKGSAKDIPDWVKKVGHELVGVEEKDGYWSIVVKKTK, from the coding sequence ATGGCTGATAAGGTGATTGACGCCAGAGGAAGTTTTTGTCCGGGGCCCTTGATGGAGCTTATAGCCGCTATAAAGTCAAATCCCGTAGGCACTACTATAGAAGTATTATCTACCGACAAGGGATCGGCAAAAGATATACCAGATTGGGTAAAAAAAGTAGGGCATGAGCTTGTGGGTGTAGAAGAAAAAGATGGATATTGGTCCATCGTCGTAAAAAAAACCAAGTAA
- a CDS encoding malate dehydrogenase: MGHKKTVSIIGAGNVGEHIASLLVLKGAVNIRLFDLPKKDGEKLYAHVKGKALDMLQMACALGIDADISGFVVDQNGNGYEALEGSDIVVITAGFPRKPGMSRDDLLGINISIMNTISEQIKKYAKNSIVIVVTNPVDIMTYAVYKLLGFDRKRVIGMAGVLDSSRFRTFISLELNVSPKDVHAYVIGGHGDEMVPLVSVSNVGGIPISTLIDEKKIKELVERTRFGGGEIVDYMGTSAYHAPAASVVEMIESVALNAKRVLTCSVLLDEETSKYYEVENLCVGVPVKLGENGVEKIVKVPMTDFERELWKKSVASVKKNIAIADEFVSKYI; this comes from the coding sequence ATGGGGCACAAGAAAACTGTTTCCATTATAGGTGCAGGGAACGTAGGAGAGCACATAGCATCTCTTCTGGTGCTTAAAGGTGCCGTAAACATAAGGCTTTTTGATTTACCAAAGAAAGATGGAGAGAAACTTTACGCTCATGTGAAAGGCAAAGCCCTAGACATGCTACAAATGGCATGTGCTCTTGGAATAGATGCAGATATAAGTGGTTTTGTAGTAGATCAAAACGGAAACGGTTACGAAGCGTTAGAAGGCTCTGACATAGTGGTAATAACGGCCGGGTTTCCTAGAAAACCCGGCATGTCTAGGGATGATCTTCTTGGTATAAACATATCTATAATGAATACGATATCAGAGCAGATTAAAAAATACGCTAAAAATTCTATAGTGATAGTTGTTACGAATCCTGTAGATATAATGACTTATGCGGTATACAAATTGCTTGGATTCGATAGAAAAAGAGTAATAGGAATGGCTGGTGTACTAGACTCTTCAAGGTTTAGAACATTTATATCTTTAGAGTTAAACGTATCTCCAAAGGATGTACATGCTTACGTAATAGGTGGTCATGGAGACGAGATGGTACCTTTAGTAAGCGTTTCAAACGTAGGCGGCATACCTATATCAACTTTAATCGATGAAAAAAAGATAAAAGAGTTAGTAGAGAGAACTAGGTTTGGAGGCGGTGAGATAGTAGATTATATGGGTACTTCCGCCTATCATGCCCCGGCGGCTTCAGTAGTGGAGATGATAGAATCTGTGGCGTTAAACGCAAAAAGGGTTTTGACTTGTTCTGTACTTTTAGATGAAGAAACTTCTAAATATTATGAAGTTGAAAATTTGTGTGTGGGTGTACCTGTAAAGCTTGGGGAAAATGGAGTTGAGAAAATTGTGAAAGTACCAATGACAGATTTTGAAAGAGAGCTTTGGAAGAAATCTGTAGCATCGGTAAAGAAAAATATAGCCATAGCAGATGAATTTGTAAGCAAGTATATATGA
- a CDS encoding aconitate hydratase: MAKGTVAYKILENHLVSGKLIPGEEIAIKIDQTLTQDATGTMAYLQFEAMGVDRAKTELSVSYIDHNMLQTDFKNPDDHKYLISVAKRYGLYLSKPGNGICHQVHVERFAKPGKTLIGSDSHTPTSGGVGMIAIGAGGLDVAAAIAGEPFTLKMPKIVGVELIGSLQEWVSAKDIILELLRRLTVKGGVGKIFEYFGEGVKTLTVPERATITNMGAELGATTSIFPSDEQTRLFLKAQGRESDFIEILPDKDVEYDEVITINLSELEPLIACPHSPDNVKKVSEVEGIPVDQVAIGSCTNSSFADLTRASLLLKGQKVNDDTIFAVSPGSKQALEYAAQTGILLDFLKAGARILESGCGPCIGMGYAPPSNGVSVRSFNRNFEGRSGTKDAKVYLASPEVCTASAIAGVIKDPRKLAKERNIQYKKVEMPERFPYGDEAIIPPLPEEEAKKVEIYRGPNIKPLPDFDPFGDNVKAKVAIKVTDNITTDHIMPAGAQILPLRSNIYAISEYVYYLVDPEFVKRTKQNKEQGYDSVIIGGENYGQGSSREHAALAPRFLGVRAVIAKSFARIHHANLVNFGIAPLEFINKSDYDKFSLNDEIEILDIRKSIEENKPVKVRNLTTGEEIEVTYNLTPKQKEILLGGGLLRYIKSKNRR, from the coding sequence ATGGCAAAAGGTACAGTAGCTTATAAAATCTTAGAAAATCATTTGGTAAGTGGGAAGCTTATACCCGGTGAAGAGATAGCTATAAAGATAGATCAAACCCTCACCCAAGATGCCACAGGTACGATGGCTTATTTGCAGTTTGAAGCTATGGGTGTAGACAGAGCAAAGACAGAATTGTCTGTTAGCTATATAGATCACAACATGCTTCAAACGGATTTTAAAAATCCAGATGACCACAAATACCTTATAAGTGTTGCCAAAAGGTATGGTCTTTATCTATCAAAACCAGGCAATGGTATATGTCACCAAGTGCATGTGGAAAGGTTTGCAAAACCTGGTAAAACTCTAATAGGCTCTGATTCTCACACTCCAACAAGCGGTGGTGTGGGGATGATAGCTATAGGTGCTGGTGGTCTTGATGTAGCAGCTGCTATAGCTGGGGAGCCATTTACTTTAAAAATGCCTAAAATAGTGGGTGTTGAACTAATAGGGTCACTGCAAGAGTGGGTAAGTGCAAAAGATATCATTTTGGAGCTTTTAAGAAGATTAACGGTAAAAGGTGGTGTTGGTAAAATCTTTGAATATTTTGGTGAGGGTGTAAAAACGTTAACAGTCCCAGAAAGAGCAACTATTACAAACATGGGAGCTGAGCTTGGAGCTACTACATCGATATTTCCGTCTGATGAGCAAACGAGGTTATTTTTAAAAGCCCAAGGAAGAGAATCAGATTTTATTGAAATACTACCGGATAAAGATGTAGAGTATGACGAGGTAATAACTATAAACCTTTCTGAGTTAGAACCATTGATAGCATGTCCTCATTCACCAGACAATGTAAAAAAAGTTAGTGAAGTAGAAGGCATTCCAGTAGATCAAGTGGCTATAGGTTCTTGTACCAACTCCTCCTTTGCTGATTTAACAAGAGCATCGCTGCTTTTAAAAGGACAAAAGGTAAACGATGATACTATATTTGCCGTTTCTCCTGGTTCAAAACAGGCTTTAGAGTATGCAGCTCAAACAGGTATATTGTTAGATTTCTTGAAGGCTGGAGCTAGAATATTAGAAAGTGGATGCGGTCCTTGTATTGGTATGGGATATGCACCACCTTCTAACGGAGTATCTGTTAGAAGTTTTAATAGAAACTTTGAAGGACGCTCTGGTACAAAGGATGCAAAAGTGTATTTGGCTTCTCCAGAAGTATGTACTGCCTCTGCCATAGCTGGTGTTATAAAAGATCCAAGGAAGTTGGCTAAGGAAAGAAATATACAGTATAAAAAAGTAGAAATGCCAGAGAGATTTCCCTATGGAGATGAAGCTATAATACCACCCCTACCAGAAGAAGAAGCAAAGAAAGTAGAGATATATAGAGGACCGAACATAAAGCCTCTTCCAGACTTTGATCCTTTTGGAGACAACGTAAAAGCTAAAGTAGCCATAAAAGTTACAGACAACATAACCACAGATCATATTATGCCTGCTGGAGCTCAAATATTACCTCTTCGTTCAAACATATACGCTATATCTGAATATGTTTATTATCTTGTGGATCCTGAATTTGTTAAACGCACAAAACAAAACAAAGAACAAGGGTACGACAGCGTTATAATAGGTGGTGAGAACTATGGACAAGGGTCTTCTAGAGAACATGCTGCTTTAGCACCTAGATTTTTAGGTGTTAGAGCTGTTATAGCCAAATCCTTTGCAAGGATACATCATGCTAATCTTGTTAATTTTGGTATAGCACCTCTGGAGTTTATTAACAAAAGCGATTATGATAAGTTTTCACTTAACGACGAGATAGAAATATTAGATATAAGAAAATCCATAGAAGAAAATAAGCCTGTGAAAGTAAGAAACCTAACTACCGGTGAAGAGATAGAAGTCACTTACAACCTAACGCCAAAACAAAAGGAAATACTTCTTGGTGGTGGGCTTTTAAGATATATAAAATCCAAAAATAGGAGATAA
- the fbp gene encoding fructose-1,6-bisphosphate aldolase/phosphatase: MKITLSVIKADIGGYVGHSCTHPDVVKTTEEYARKFIGDLIIDLKVLTCGDDIALVMTHQHGVDSEKIHKLAWDAFSAGTEVAKKLKLYGAGQDLLTDAFSGNIKGLGPGVAEMEFEERPSEPVIVYFADKTSPSAWNLALYEMFASPMNTAGLVIDPKMHEGFTFTVLDVYTGKAVKLNTPSELYDLLALISSASKYVVKEVHRNIDGEIAAVASIQKLSLIAGQYVGKDDPVMIVRTQSGFPAVGEALEPFARPWIVEGWMRGSHNGPIMPVGFEDATPSRFDGPPRVIAAGFQIANGMLVGPRDMFKDKAYDYARKVASDIANILRRQGIFEPHRLPSEEMEYTTLPKVIEKLSSRFFDVDNNVSSDKSNMLAKEDMD, from the coding sequence ATGAAAATAACTTTAAGCGTTATCAAAGCAGATATCGGAGGATATGTGGGCCATTCTTGCACCCATCCAGATGTGGTAAAAACCACAGAAGAATATGCTAGAAAGTTTATAGGAGATTTAATTATAGACCTAAAGGTACTTACCTGTGGTGATGATATAGCTCTTGTGATGACTCACCAACACGGTGTTGATAGTGAGAAAATACACAAATTAGCATGGGATGCTTTCAGCGCTGGCACTGAAGTTGCAAAAAAGCTTAAACTATACGGCGCAGGTCAAGATCTTTTAACAGATGCTTTTAGCGGAAATATAAAAGGCTTAGGTCCTGGTGTTGCTGAAATGGAGTTTGAGGAAAGGCCATCAGAACCAGTGATAGTATATTTCGCAGATAAAACGTCGCCTAGCGCTTGGAACTTGGCTCTTTACGAGATGTTTGCCAGTCCCATGAATACAGCTGGTCTTGTTATAGATCCAAAAATGCACGAAGGTTTTACCTTTACTGTGTTGGACGTTTATACTGGAAAAGCCGTTAAACTAAACACTCCATCAGAACTTTACGATCTTTTGGCTCTTATCAGCTCAGCATCAAAGTATGTGGTTAAAGAGGTGCATAGAAATATAGACGGTGAAATAGCTGCAGTGGCATCTATTCAAAAGTTGTCTTTAATAGCTGGTCAGTACGTAGGAAAAGATGACCCAGTAATGATTGTACGTACTCAAAGCGGTTTTCCAGCTGTGGGTGAAGCCTTAGAACCTTTTGCAAGGCCTTGGATAGTAGAGGGGTGGATGAGAGGGTCTCACAATGGACCAATTATGCCCGTTGGCTTTGAGGACGCAACACCATCAAGATTTGATGGTCCACCAAGGGTAATAGCTGCAGGTTTTCAAATAGCCAACGGTATGTTGGTAGGTCCAAGGGATATGTTTAAAGATAAAGCTTATGACTATGCTAGAAAAGTAGCTTCTGATATAGCAAACATATTAAGAAGACAAGGTATTTTTGAACCACATAGATTACCAAGCGAAGAAATGGAATATACTACTTTACCAAAAGTTATAGAAAAATTGAGTTCAAGGTTTTTTGATGTGGATAACAACGTCTCAAGCGACAAGTCAAACATGTTAGCAAAAGAAGATATGGATTAA
- a CDS encoding DUF1641 domain-containing protein: MEEVLGVATNALTDSMVERLVSSVSTIAELSDAIASSKLLNTIDKLSKNAETLESSLDAVFGLLSAINTMNNAFTDSMLERLTASLSKIVELTDYISNSQLMEVIEKIAKNADALNKSIDAIISFSNTLAVIDNAFTDSMLERLVSFMAELGELTDEVRLAELKSMIPMLTTLAKDGGMEALIDTAKALVAVRNALSDSMLERVASVVVDTIDYFASLRAQSIGSYLLESINQTTKEFSQKEQKPSVFGVLKELKDPQTLQSIMFVLALIKNMPQGLAKATGCKTC; the protein is encoded by the coding sequence ATGGAAGAGGTATTGGGAGTAGCTACAAACGCTTTGACAGACTCAATGGTGGAAAGGCTTGTAAGCAGTGTATCCACCATAGCAGAGTTATCTGATGCAATAGCCTCTTCTAAACTCCTCAATACGATAGACAAGCTATCCAAAAACGCCGAAACCTTAGAATCTTCTTTGGATGCTGTATTTGGGCTTTTATCGGCTATAAATACAATGAACAACGCTTTTACCGATTCTATGTTAGAAAGACTTACAGCTAGCTTGTCAAAAATCGTGGAGCTTACAGATTATATATCAAATTCCCAGCTTATGGAGGTTATAGAAAAAATAGCTAAAAACGCAGATGCCCTAAATAAATCTATAGACGCCATAATAAGCTTTTCCAATACTTTGGCGGTGATTGATAACGCTTTTACCGATTCTATGTTAGAAAGACTTGTCTCTTTTATGGCAGAACTGGGTGAGCTCACAGACGAGGTTAGATTGGCTGAGTTAAAATCTATGATACCAATGTTGACCACTTTGGCTAAAGACGGAGGCATGGAAGCTCTTATAGATACTGCAAAAGCACTCGTTGCCGTAAGAAATGCCCTCTCTGATTCTATGCTTGAAAGGGTGGCATCCGTTGTGGTGGATACTATAGACTACTTTGCTTCTTTAAGAGCCCAAAGTATAGGTAGTTATTTGCTTGAATCTATCAATCAAACCACCAAGGAGTTTTCACAGAAAGAACAAAAACCAAGCGTATTTGGTGTCTTAAAAGAACTAAAAGACCCTCAAACACTGCAAAGCATTATGTTTGTGCTAGCTCTTATAAAGAATATGCCTCAAGGGCTTGCCAAAGCTACCGGATGTAAAACTTGCTAA
- a CDS encoding site-specific integrase has protein sequence MRIIDAWIKHLERTRSAFTRNSYINHIKTFSHVVSKNIETDEGLSSIISNDIYRFVDYASLSPQTMLAIFSALKHYIKFAYRRNILSEENYNDILKAIEEVREDLNMKKQKYPPKALSEDELEKIFKAVKGTKYYKIYNLFLNSGIRLIEFEKLRPDNFFLDKSNILWIRLDANMTKRNKPRITPVISFNKDKTIEIGLQIYEWIKNFEDNFRVKRGVLQVYTDRLSKRLEIDFSIHSFRHTYITNLVNYGFSAEIVKEFVGHSDIKTTIDTYYKFSQKRAQELVNKLFGNN, from the coding sequence ATGAGGATCATAGATGCTTGGATAAAACATTTAGAGAGAACAAGGAGCGCTTTTACAAGAAATTCTTATATAAATCATATAAAAACGTTTTCGCATGTTGTTTCTAAAAACATAGAAACCGATGAAGGTCTATCAAGTATAATATCAAATGATATATATCGGTTTGTAGACTATGCGTCTTTGTCTCCACAAACGATGTTGGCTATTTTTAGTGCTTTGAAGCACTATATCAAATTTGCTTATAGAAGAAATATTTTATCTGAGGAAAATTACAACGATATATTAAAAGCCATAGAAGAAGTTAGAGAAGATTTAAATATGAAAAAACAAAAATATCCACCTAAAGCTCTATCTGAGGACGAATTAGAGAAAATATTTAAAGCGGTAAAAGGCACTAAATACTATAAGATATATAACCTTTTTCTAAACAGTGGTATAAGGCTTATAGAATTTGAAAAATTAAGACCAGATAACTTTTTTTTAGATAAGTCAAATATTCTTTGGATAAGACTAGACGCTAATATGACGAAAAGGAACAAACCACGCATAACTCCAGTTATAAGCTTTAACAAGGATAAAACAATAGAGATTGGGCTCCAAATATACGAGTGGATAAAAAACTTTGAAGATAATTTTAGGGTTAAAAGAGGGGTTTTACAAGTTTACACAGATAGACTATCAAAAAGATTAGAGATAGATTTTAGTATTCATAGCTTTCGGCATACTTATATTACAAACCTTGTAAACTACGGATTCTCAGCAGAGATTGTAAAAGAGTTTGTTGGGCATTCTGATATTAAAACCACAATAGATACATACTATAAATTTTCACAAAAAAGGGCTCAAGAACTTGTAAATAAGCTTTTTGGCAATAATTAA
- a CDS encoding peroxiredoxin, giving the protein MSEHVHVGMMVPDFEMETYNPKTGSFGKFSLAEAKANKKWTVLFFYPADYTFVCPTELADLKNIQDELEKSGVELVSVSTDTKYVHLAWARDEKLLEGIKFQMGADPTGKVSRLFAVYDENTGLALRGTFIINPDGKLVASEVNFYNVGRNADELLRKIKANIYLMSHPDEACPAKWQEGAKTLKPSEALVGKVYEALNS; this is encoded by the coding sequence ATGTCAGAACATGTTCATGTTGGTATGATGGTGCCAGATTTTGAAATGGAGACCTACAATCCAAAGACCGGATCCTTCGGAAAATTTAGCTTAGCAGAGGCTAAGGCAAACAAAAAATGGACTGTGCTTTTCTTTTATCCAGCAGATTACACGTTTGTATGTCCCACAGAGCTTGCCGACCTTAAGAACATCCAAGATGAGCTGGAAAAAAGTGGTGTAGAATTGGTATCTGTTAGCACAGATACAAAGTATGTACATTTAGCTTGGGCCAGGGATGAAAAGCTTTTAGAAGGCATAAAATTCCAAATGGGAGCAGATCCTACTGGTAAGGTTTCAAGGCTTTTTGCAGTGTATGATGAAAACACCGGACTTGCATTAAGAGGTACTTTTATTATAAATCCAGATGGTAAGTTGGTAGCATCAGAGGTAAACTTCTATAACGTAGGAAGAAACGCTGATGAGCTATTAAGAAAAATAAAAGCAAATATATATCTTATGAGCCATCCAGATGAAGCATGCCCTGCAAAGTGGCAAGAAGGTGCTAAAACCTTAAAACCATCAGAAGCTTTGGTAGGTAAAGTCTACGAGGCTTTGAACTCTTAA
- a CDS encoding DsrE/DsrF/DrsH-like family protein has product MGKLAFVISTQVHEKIQLAAMMASIHATVGGEVLFFVSMNGVLAFQKGKELKDRIIPEGEFSKLMLSKNVPNFINILKQIKMLGDVKIYACSMAMDVLGWHMEDLEEGLFDDVIGLTSFFDMAEDAKIIFV; this is encoded by the coding sequence ATGGGAAAATTAGCTTTCGTAATATCCACTCAAGTTCATGAGAAAATTCAATTGGCCGCTATGATGGCCTCAATACACGCTACTGTAGGTGGAGAAGTTTTATTTTTTGTCTCCATGAACGGTGTTTTGGCTTTTCAAAAAGGTAAAGAGCTAAAAGACAGAATTATACCTGAGGGAGAATTTTCTAAACTTATGCTGAGTAAAAACGTTCCTAATTTTATAAATATATTAAAACAAATAAAGATGCTTGGAGATGTAAAAATATACGCATGCTCTATGGCAATGGATGTTTTAGGATGGCATATGGAAGATTTGGAAGAGGGTTTGTTTGACGATGTTATAGGCCTTACATCTTTTTTTGATATGGCTGAAGATGCAAAAATTATTTTTGTATAA
- the thrB gene encoding homoserine kinase — MEFILKVPASMSNLGAGFDTFGLAVNLYNVFHVKSSRTFSISFIDLDIKPEENLFLKVYKRCIEIFNEEEMPVSITIKTEIPFSRGLGSSSSAIIGAIKTFSLLYEKELSYRDIFKIAYEFEPHPDNLVPALVGGFNVCLKDEEQTFFNTIDFPEELKIIAIIPDIKISTEEARKILPAKIDIKDAIYNIQRSNLLLSSLVLKRFELLKEAVKDKLHQPYRKSLIPFYDNIEKIAYDRGAKAVFISGSGSTIGIFALENEEIIGKTCVEFLKSKGVDGTYKILSVDKEGARVC, encoded by the coding sequence ATGGAGTTTATACTAAAAGTCCCGGCTTCTATGAGCAATTTAGGGGCTGGCTTTGATACGTTTGGTCTGGCAGTCAATCTTTACAATGTTTTTCATGTTAAAAGCTCAAGAACATTTTCTATATCTTTTATAGATTTAGATATAAAACCAGAAGAAAATCTTTTTTTAAAAGTGTATAAAAGATGTATAGAAATTTTTAACGAAGAAGAAATGCCTGTTAGTATTACGATAAAAACTGAAATACCTTTTTCAAGGGGGCTTGGTAGTAGCAGTAGTGCTATAATAGGAGCGATAAAAACCTTTAGTTTGTTGTATGAGAAAGAACTTTCTTATAGAGATATTTTTAAAATAGCTTACGAATTTGAACCTCATCCTGATAATTTAGTTCCAGCTTTGGTAGGTGGGTTTAACGTATGCTTAAAAGATGAAGAACAAACATTTTTTAATACAATAGATTTTCCAGAAGAGCTAAAAATAATAGCTATTATACCAGACATAAAGATATCCACAGAAGAAGCAAGAAAGATACTTCCAGCTAAAATAGATATAAAGGACGCAATTTATAACATACAAAGATCAAATCTACTGCTTAGCTCTCTTGTTTTAAAACGTTTTGAGCTTTTAAAAGAAGCTGTGAAAGACAAGCTTCATCAACCTTATAGAAAAAGCTTGATACCATTTTACGACAATATAGAAAAAATAGCTTACGATAGAGGTGCAAAGGCAGTTTTTATAAGCGGTTCTGGTAGCACTATAGGTATCTTTGCATTAGAAAATGAAGAGATTATCGGCAAAACCTGTGTAGAGTTTTTGAAATCAAAGGGTGTTGATGGTACTTATAAAATACTTTCGGTAGATAAAGAAGGAGCAAGAGTATGTTAG
- a CDS encoding FAD/NAD(P)-binding oxidoreductase: protein MAKHVVIVGGGVAGTIIANLLARGLKEELSKAEVVITMVSKDDKHVYQPGFLYVLFDKMRPDELMRDQRSLLAPSIIFHHDTVVGIDPKACEVHTEKGKKLKYDYLVIATGSRPMPELIPGLKEHGNMFYTLESAIELREKLRKFEKGRIAIAMGVPHKCPVAPFEVTFMLDDYFNKKGIRDKVEIYYTYPIGRIHTLEPVAQWGVPEFERRGIKYETLFNMEKVEAHNGTIAVHSAEGSTVECDLLITIPPHRGAQAIIDSGISNDGWVPTNRYSLKYEGYENVYVAGDTTNLPISKAGSTAHFESDVVADNLIAEIKEGHPARDYDGKVMCFIETGFDKGTYIHFNYTTPPSPMPPSKMIHWLKLGYNRMYWLTARGVL, encoded by the coding sequence ATGGCGAAGCACGTTGTAATAGTAGGTGGTGGAGTAGCTGGCACAATAATAGCTAATCTTTTGGCAAGAGGCTTAAAAGAGGAGCTCTCAAAGGCTGAAGTGGTTATAACCATGGTCAGCAAAGACGATAAGCATGTTTACCAACCGGGGTTTTTATATGTGCTCTTTGATAAAATGAGACCAGATGAGCTTATGAGAGACCAAAGAAGCTTGTTGGCTCCTTCTATCATCTTCCACCACGATACTGTAGTAGGTATAGATCCAAAAGCTTGTGAAGTACATACGGAAAAAGGCAAAAAGCTAAAGTATGACTACCTTGTGATAGCCACAGGCTCAAGACCTATGCCAGAACTAATACCAGGGCTTAAAGAACACGGAAATATGTTTTACACGTTAGAAAGCGCAATAGAGTTAAGAGAAAAACTCAGAAAGTTTGAAAAAGGTAGAATAGCAATAGCTATGGGAGTACCTCACAAATGTCCAGTGGCTCCTTTTGAAGTAACGTTCATGCTTGACGATTATTTTAATAAGAAAGGTATTAGGGATAAAGTAGAAATATATTACACCTATCCTATAGGCAGAATACACACATTAGAGCCAGTAGCCCAGTGGGGTGTGCCAGAGTTTGAAAGAAGAGGCATAAAATATGAAACGCTGTTTAACATGGAAAAAGTGGAAGCTCATAATGGTACTATAGCCGTTCATAGTGCAGAGGGCTCTACCGTTGAGTGCGATTTATTGATTACAATTCCACCCCACAGAGGAGCCCAAGCCATTATAGATTCTGGTATTTCAAACGATGGCTGGGTACCAACGAATAGATACAGCCTAAAATATGAAGGTTACGAAAACGTTTACGTAGCTGGGGATACTACCAATTTACCTATTTCAAAAGCAGGCTCTACCGCTCACTTTGAATCTGATGTGGTGGCTGACAACCTCATAGCTGAAATAAAAGAAGGTCATCCAGCCAGAGACTACGACGGTAAAGTCATGTGCTTTATAGAAACAGGTTTTGATAAAGGTACTTATATACACTTTAACTATACCACTCCACCAAGTCCTATGCCACCATCCAAAATGATACACTGGTTGAAGTTAGGATATAACCGTATGTATTGGTTAACTGCAAGAGGTGTCTTGTAA